The Rhodopirellula islandica genomic sequence CGATGGCTCGTGGTGGGACTACCCGCTGTACGACTACCATCAACCGTATGGCACCGGGTTTGTCCTGATGACGCTGGACGCCTGCTTGCCGTGAACGCGAAAAAGCCCAAGCGTTCGACCACGAGAAAGTTCAAACGCAGTGGAGGAGGCGACCGGCGCGTTCTCACCCCTCTGCGACTCCGCGTCTCTCCGCCTCTGCGTCCCATTTCAATCGCGATCGCATCAGTCCTCTCGATGCGTTGAAGCTGGCACGCAAACAGTGGAGAACAACTGTTCAAAGCAGGTACGCAGGAGTCATGGGGTATGTGAGCCGTTGGCGTTCGCCACGGTTTTCACGCACAACCGGGGCTAACGCCCAAACGGCTCACATGGTTGTGCTTGATCATTCCTGCCGACTTTTGTTCCGTGTGCGAAACCCAACGCTTCAGCGCCCGCCTCCACCCAATCCAAACTCAAACAGTTCGAAACAGACCTTGGGTCGGTACCTTGCGAGACGGAACAGTTGAGGACAACTGTTCTACTCTGACGATGCCGGAGCGGCTTGATTCGGCCCACTGGCATTCTCGCGCATCCGGCTGTGATAACATGGTTGCCCCACCTTGAAACGGGCCACGCCAGACTCTCTCCCAGAACGCCACCATGAAGAGAATGTTGTCCGGGATCCTCCTTGCGATCCTTCCTGCCGCAACGGTTTCCCTCGCCAAACCACCGATCCCAACGCCCCGCGAAACGCCGGTGGTGGGCGACATGGACCACTACTTCCTCGAGTCCATGTACGACCTCAAGGAGTCGGACGCTGGGTTGCAACACGTGGTCGATTCACCTGCGTTTCGTGAGTTGGTGGCGAAGCATGACCTCAAGCTTCTGGGCGGCCCCATGTTGGGCTGCGTCACCGATCACAGTGCCCGGATCTGGGTCCGGACAACGCAACCCGCCAGCGTGCAAGTCGTGATGGATGGGCAGTCCAGCGAAGTCGTCCAAACCTCGGCGGAGATGGACTACTCGGCACTCCTGGACCTCGGAAATCTGCAGCCTTCGACGTCGTACACCTACGACGTTTTGGTCGATGGACAAAGCGTTTTCGCCGACCAGCAACCAACCTTCCAGACTTATCCGTCCAAGGACGAGAAGGCAACGTTCAGCGTCGCGTTTGGCGGCGGAGCCCGCTACAACCCGCCGAAGGAAAAGATCTGGGATGTGATTGCGGGGCGTTCGCCGGAAGCGATCCTGTTGCTCGGTGACAATGTCTACATCGACCAACCCAAGTCGCGCACGAAGCAGCGTGTGCACTACTACCGTCGGCAACTGCGACCTGAGTTTCAACGCCTGACCGCGTCGACGTCGGTGTACGCGGTCTACGACGATCACGATTTGGGCGTGGATGACTCCTCGGGTGGCCCCCGCAAATTCAAACCGAGTTGGAAATTCGAATCCTGGAAAGTCTTCCGTGAAAACTGGAACAACCCATCGTACGGGGGCGGCGATGAACTTCCCGGTTGCTGGTTTGATTTCTCGATTGGGGACGTCGACTTCTTCATGCTCGACAATCGCTACTATCGATCGTTTGAAGACGGGACGATGCTGGGCCCGGAACAAAAGGAATGGTTGTTGGCGAAGTTGAAAGCATCGGATGCCACGTTCAAAGTTCTCGCTTCAGGGACGCTGTGGACGGAGCACGCTGACAAAGGCGGGAAAGATTCTTGGTGGGGCGTGAAGGAAGAACGCAACGAAATCTTTGACTTCATCGACCAAGAGAAAATCGGCGGCGTGATTCTGCTGTCGGCTGATCGACACCGCACCGACGTGTACAAGATCGAGCGTCCCAACGGCTACGACTTGTTCGAGTTCGAGACGTCGAAGATGACGAACGATCACACGCATCCCACCAAAGAAAAAGCCGTCTTCTCTTACAACGAAGGCAACTTCTTTGGGATGTTGCGATTTGATTTGGAGAAGGCCGATCCAGAAATGGCGTTCCAGTGCATCACAATGGAAGACCAAAAGGTCTATGAGATGACGTTGAAACGCAGCCAACTGCAGGCGGCAGAGTGACGCGACGAAATTCGATCGTTTCAATCGGTCTCGTCAATTGAGTCGTCCACGACGTTTCAACGAATGTAGGATGGGCACTCTTGCCCGTCAGAGTGGCGGACGTCAGCCAAGAGTGGCCAACCGACAGCAAATTCCACAAACCGGTCAGCAAGGCCGACGCAGAATGCCCGACGCCGGCCCCGTCCGGGGCGAGGATCGCCGCCATGATGCACGTTCGGTACGAGCCCCGTCATCGCCTCCACCGCCCAGATTTTGAAATTTACAATTTACAATTTCACTTTTTCAATCCATCCCCCATCGCATCCCTCGCCACCTGTCGCCGCTTCGCGGCTTGTCGAGCGAGACTGTGACACCCAAGACCTCGGGTTGAAAACCCGAGGCTAACAACTGTCACCGCTCCGCGGTTGTTAAAACACCGAACACCCACAACCAGTCGCGGAGCGACGGAAGCCGGAAGCCTTGGGTTTTCAACCCAAGGTCACACACCAACGACACACAAGTCCTCAAGTCGCGGAGCGACGACAGTTGATTGCAGCCCCGCCACCGAACGACCCACCGGTTCGCATCCTCGTACGATGGGCTTCC encodes the following:
- a CDS encoding alkaline phosphatase D family protein: MLSGILLAILPAATVSLAKPPIPTPRETPVVGDMDHYFLESMYDLKESDAGLQHVVDSPAFRELVAKHDLKLLGGPMLGCVTDHSARIWVRTTQPASVQVVMDGQSSEVVQTSAEMDYSALLDLGNLQPSTSYTYDVLVDGQSVFADQQPTFQTYPSKDEKATFSVAFGGGARYNPPKEKIWDVIAGRSPEAILLLGDNVYIDQPKSRTKQRVHYYRRQLRPEFQRLTASTSVYAVYDDHDLGVDDSSGGPRKFKPSWKFESWKVFRENWNNPSYGGGDELPGCWFDFSIGDVDFFMLDNRYYRSFEDGTMLGPEQKEWLLAKLKASDATFKVLASGTLWTEHADKGGKDSWWGVKEERNEIFDFIDQEKIGGVILLSADRHRTDVYKIERPNGYDLFEFETSKMTNDHTHPTKEKAVFSYNEGNFFGMLRFDLEKADPEMAFQCITMEDQKVYEMTLKRSQLQAAE